Within the Thermanaeromonas toyohensis ToBE genome, the region ATGAGCGACAGCTTTCCTAAGGTTTCCAGACCCCACCTGGCTGCTTTCCTGGTGGGCTTGTTAGGGCTGGGTAACATTCTTTCCGCCTGGCTTGTACATCACCCGGCTCGCCTTTTCTGGCTCAAGCAACACCTCCCCTGGACGGTCCTGCGGGTGAGCTGGCTAGGTAACGTTTTTGCGGGCAGTGCAGAGCTTTTCCTTTCCTGGAGCCTGGTACGCCGCAAGACCCAGGCCTGGCGCATTGCCGTGTTCATGCTCCTGATATCCGCTATAACCAGTCTCCTGCGCGGGCTAAACTACGTCCAGGCAGGGGTTAACTCTGCTATCCTGGCGATCCTGCTTGCTCTCAAGTCCGAGTTTACCGCGGCCAGTGACCCGCCTTCGGTGCGCTACGGCCTGGCCGTCCTGGCCGGCACCGTACTTTTCACTTACCTTTACGGGCTCTTCGGCTTTTACCTGCTGGATAGGCACTTTCATCAGCGCTTTGACCTTACCGAAGCCTCCCGCCAGACCGTGGCTTTTTTGACCTGGTCAAGCACACCGGCCCTGGAAAGGCCCAACCGGCTGGCCCGCTGGTTTCTGGATTCCCTGGCCGCCATTCAGGCACTGGGCATAATCTATGGATTGACCATGGTCCTGCGCCCGGTAATCTACCGCCATACCGTGCTGCCGGCGGAAAGGGAAAGGGCGGCCGAGATTGTGCAAAAATACGGCCGCTCTTCCCTGGCTCACTTAACTCTATTACCTGATAAGGTATACTACTTCAGCCGTTCCGGAAACAGCTTTGTAGCTTATGCCCTGGTGGGCAACGTGGCCCTGGTGCTGGGTGACCCCATCGGGCCGGAGGAAGAGATACCCCAGATTATTGCTGAATTCACCGCTTACTGCGGCAGGAACGATTGGTACCCGGCCTTTTACCAGGTCCTTCCGGATTACCTACCTGCTTACGAAGCTTGTGGCTATAAAGTCCTCAAAATTGGGGAAGAAGCAGTGGTAGACCTGCACCACTTTACTTTGAGCGGTAACAGGCAAAAAAGCCTTCGTCAGGCGGTGAACCGCATGGTGCGCAAGGGTTATACTACAGAACTTATTCTTCCTCCTTTGAGTGACGAGATTTTAAGGCAGCTAAAAGAGGTCTCCGACCAGTGGCTAAGGAGGCAAAAGGGTGGGGAAAAAAGGTTCTCTCTGGGTTGGTTTGACCCGTCTTACCTAAGGGGGTGCCAGGTCATGGTGGTTAGGGATGCCGAGGGTCACATTCTGGCTTTTGCCAACATCATCCCGGAGTATCAAAAAAGGGAGGGAACCATTGACCTCATGCGCCGCAAGGATGGAGAAAATGGCCTGATGGATTTGATGTTTGTGCGCTTAATCGAGCACTTTAAAAAACAGGGGTACGACACCTTCAACTTGGGTCTCTGTCCTTTGGCCGGCGTAGGCGAGGCCCCTGGGGCCAGCCTGCAGGAAAGAACCGCCCACTTTTTCTACCAGCACTTTAATAAACTTTACGCCTTCAAGGGACTACGCCGCTTTAAAGAGAAATTTGCTCCCCGCTGGGAGCCGCGCTACCTTGTATATCCCCACCACCTGCTGCTACCCAAAATCGCCCTGGCCGTGGTTACAGCTAACGCGGGAGGTAGTCTATTGAGCTACGCCAAAGCCTGGTGGGAAAAACGCAAGTCAACCTGAGACGAACCCCAACCTTTTGCCTTAAGGAGGCCATGGTGAAAAGTGTCAGGGCCATCAAATCATTATACTCGCCTCTTATACATGCTTTTAGTAATTTTAATAACAGCAGTAGTATTTATCTTAACCTTTTACTACCTT harbors:
- a CDS encoding phosphatidylglycerol lysyltransferase domain-containing protein; this encodes MSDSFPKVSRPHLAAFLVGLLGLGNILSAWLVHHPARLFWLKQHLPWTVLRVSWLGNVFAGSAELFLSWSLVRRKTQAWRIAVFMLLISAITSLLRGLNYVQAGVNSAILAILLALKSEFTAASDPPSVRYGLAVLAGTVLFTYLYGLFGFYLLDRHFHQRFDLTEASRQTVAFLTWSSTPALERPNRLARWFLDSLAAIQALGIIYGLTMVLRPVIYRHTVLPAERERAAEIVQKYGRSSLAHLTLLPDKVYYFSRSGNSFVAYALVGNVALVLGDPIGPEEEIPQIIAEFTAYCGRNDWYPAFYQVLPDYLPAYEACGYKVLKIGEEAVVDLHHFTLSGNRQKSLRQAVNRMVRKGYTTELILPPLSDEILRQLKEVSDQWLRRQKGGEKRFSLGWFDPSYLRGCQVMVVRDAEGHILAFANIIPEYQKREGTIDLMRRKDGENGLMDLMFVRLIEHFKKQGYDTFNLGLCPLAGVGEAPGASLQERTAHFFYQHFNKLYAFKGLRRFKEKFAPRWEPRYLVYPHHLLLPKIALAVVTANAGGSLLSYAKAWWEKRKST